The following coding sequences lie in one Rutidosis leptorrhynchoides isolate AG116_Rl617_1_P2 chromosome 4, CSIRO_AGI_Rlap_v1, whole genome shotgun sequence genomic window:
- the LOC139904113 gene encoding probable E3 ubiquitin-protein ligase XBOS32, with translation MRFFSLMGNSFGCSASGERLVSAARDGDVQEAKALLEYNPRLARYSTFGVRNSPLHYSAAQGHHEIVSLLIESGVDINLRNYRGQTALMQACQYGHWEVVLTLVLYKANIHKADYLNGGTALHLAALNGNSRCIRILLADYVPSVFNFCELVNQDSRIEEFVSELDEGSLYETINRHADGGVTALHMAALNGHVDSLLLLIDLGASVNEVTVEDGTTIDLIGAGSTPLHYAACGGNAQCCQILIGMGASIDAENAKGWTPLDVARSWHRDWLEEVLIAQPQGETRTYSPYLCLPLMSVVKIARECGWSVDTLSNCADPCAVCLENKCAIAAEGCFHEFCTRCALYLCSTSSASGAAQGPPGSIPCPLCRQGIVSFKKLPGTRPPLGIMSRTSLPLSFFTCATFEDSDNISLDTTPLCKPDFQSPLRSLSCQRFPSMKLSSSLCMGASDTTPSLSRSSVDGGGYARSSFRRSSLHSESRRSWLCSLNQSVETAGGC, from the exons ATGAGGTTTTTTAGCCTTATGGGGAATTCATTTGGATGCTCAGCATCTGGTGAACGCCTTGTTTCAGCTGCAAGAGATGGTGATGTTCAAgaagctaaagctttacttgaatacaACCCTAGATTAGCTCGATATTCAACTTTCGGTGTTCGAAATTCGCCCCTTCATTACTCTGCAGCTCAAGGCCATCATGAG ATAGTTTCACTGTTGATTGAATCTGGTGTTGACATTAATCTTAGGAACTATCGCGGCCAG ACTGCATTGATGCAAGCGTGTCAATATGGTCACTGGGAGGTTGTTCTGACTCTGGTTCTTTACAAAGCAAAT ATCCACAAAGCTGATtatctaaatggaggtactgcattGCACTTGGCTGCACTTAATGGAAATTCGCGATGCATTAGGATCCTTTTGGCTGATTATGTCCCTAGTGTTTTCAATTTTTGTGAACTTGTTAACCAAGATTCAAGAATTGAAGAGTTTGTTTCTGAATTGGATGAAGG GTCGCTTTATGAAACAATCAATAGACATGCCGATGGAGGTGTGACTGCTCttcatatggctgcattaaatgggcATGTTGATAGTTTACTGTTACTTATTGATTTGGGAGCTTCTGTAAATGAAGTCACCGTGGAAGATGGCACTACGATTGACTTGATCG GTGCGGGAAGCACGCCCCTTCATTATGCTGCTTGTGGTGGAAACGCACAATGTTGTCAA ATTCTGATAGGTATGGGAGCTAGTATAGATGCCGAAAATGCGAAAGG ATGGACCCCTTTAGACGTTGCTCGTTCGTGGCATAGAGACTGGCTTGAGGAAGTATTGATTGCACAACCACAAGGCGAGACACGGACTTATTCGCCTTACTTGTGTCTTCCTCTTATGAGTGTAGTCAAgattgctag AGAGTGTGGATGGAGTGTTGATACACTTTCAAATTGTGCGGATCCTTGTGCTGTTTGTTTGGAAAACAAGTGTGCCATCGCTGCAGAAG GTTGCTTTCATGAATTCTGCACTCGATGTGCATTATATCTTTGTTCCACGAGTAGTGCATCAGGTGCCGCCCAAGGACCGCCAGGTTCAATCCCGTGTCCTTTATGCCGCCAAGGAATAGTCTCATTTAAGAAGCTTCCGGGCACCCGGCCACCCCTTGGGATCATGTCACGAACTAGCTTACCGCTATCATTTTTCACTTGCGCTACTTTTGAAGATAGTGATAACATTTCACTCGATACAACTCCTTTATGCAAGCCCGATTTCCAATCGCCTCTTAGATCTTTGAGTTGTCAAAGGTTTCCTTCGATGAAACTAAGCTCGAGCCTTTGCATGGGAGCTTCAGACACCACCCCTTCGTTGAGCCGATCGTCGGTTGACGGTGGAGGATATGCGAGATCAAGTTTTCGAAGGTCGAGTTTGCATTCAGAGAGTAGAAGATCATGGTTATGTTCACTAAATCAATCAGTAGAAACTGCTGGTGGATGTTGA